In Streptomyces sp. 840.1, the DNA window GGTCACCGACGTCGCCCGGCGCGCAGGGGTCTCGACGGCCACCGTCTCCCGCGTCCTGAACCGCAACTACCCGGTCGCGGAGGCGACCCGGGAGCGCGTCGAGTCGGCCATGCGCGAGCTCGGATACGTGGTGAACGCGCACGCCCGCGCGCTGGCCGGGGTCTCCAACCGCACCGTCGGCATCATCGTCAACGAGGTCATCGACCCGTTCTACGCCTACATCGCCCGCGGCGTGGAGCGCGAGGCCGCGCTCGGCGGACGGCTCTGCCTGGTGTGCTGCACCCAGGGCGACCCGCAGCGCGAGCTTGCCTTCATCGACCTGATGCACGAGCGCAGGGCCGACGCGGTGGTGGTGGTCGGCGGCTCCATCGCCGACCGGGGCTACACCTCGGAGCTGGCGCGCCGGGCACGCGAGCTGGACGCGGGCGGCTCCAAGCTGGTGCTGTGCGGCAGGCCGCCGCTGGGCGAGGCGGCCCCGACCGCCGCGGTCGAGTACGACAACGAGGGCGGCGCCTTCGCGATCACCGACCACCTGCTGATGCAGGGCCACGAGCGCATCCTCTACCTCGGCGGCCCGCCCAAGCTCTCCACCACCCGCGACCGGCTGGCCGGGCACCGGCGGGCGCTGGAGCTGCGCGGACTGCCCGCCGATCCCGAACTGGTCCAGTCGGGCGCCTTCAGCCGCAACTTCGGCTACCGGCGGATGGCCGAACTGATCCGGGACGGGCTCGACTTCACGGCCGTCTTCGCGGCGAACGACGTGGTGGCCGCCGGTGCCGCACAGGCGCTGGAGGAGGCCGGGCTGCGGGTGCCCAAGGACATCTCGCTGGTGGGCTACGACGACATCCCGGTCGCCCAGGAGCTGCGCCCCCGGCTGACCACGGTCCACGTGCCGCTGGAGGAGATGGGGCGCCAGGCCGTGCGGCTGGCCGTCTCCGGCGGCGACGACGACGACTGGCGGGAGCCGACCACGGGCGCACTGCGGCTCGGTACCCACATCGTGGTACGCGATTCCGTCGGCCCCCGGGCCGGCAGGCCCGCCCGAGGTTGACCGGTTACCTCCTGCCTGTCCGCAGTTGGCCATAGAAAAAGACAGTAACTTCCCGACTCCCCTTGCGGCTCGACAGCAACCGCTTACATGCTGACGGCACGTCCCACCCCGTTCCGCACGCTTCCGCCCCTCATTCGTTTCTGCAGGGAGAGTTCCGCATGCGTAAGCACACCCCCTCCGCACCCTCCGCCGCCCCGGTCGCCCGCCGCTCCGTGCTCGCCGCCGCGGCCGGCGCCGCGGCGGTGGCCGCACTCGGCGCCACCGCCTCATCCGCGCAGGCGGCCCCGTCGCACGCCGCCCCCGGGCGGCCGCTCGCCCGCCCCGTCTCCCTGACCGTCACCGCCCGCCCCGGCGCCGAGGCCGAACGGCTGCGGCTCGCCCAGGCGCTGCGCGGCTCGGAGTTCCAGCCGACCGGCCTGTACGTCCCCGCCGGCACCCCGCTCTCGCTGACCGTCCGGCCGCACGACGGCCTGCTGCCCACCCTCTGGATCGGTGCCTGGGACTACTACGGCGAGGTCACCGAACCGCGCGCCCACCCGCTCACCGCGGGCGCCAACACGGTGACCGACCCGCACGGCGGCCCGGTCTACCTGACGCTCACCGGCGACGGCGAACGGGCCTCGGTGCTCATCCGCTCCGGAGCCGTCCCCATGCCGGTCTTCATCCTGGGCCGTACCACCGAGGCCGACTACCAGCGGCAGCTCGACACCCTGACCACCTCGCCCTGGGTCGAACTCCACGGGCCGGACACGATCATGACGCTGACCCGGGACGGCGCACTGCAGTACCGGAACGAGGACCACGCAGCACTGCTCCGGCTGGTCGGGACGATCATCGACTCGCACGCCCGGATCAGCGGCCTCGACGGCTCACGCCCCGTGCACCGGCGCAAGGCGGGCCCGTACCACTTCACCGAGGTCAGCAAGGTGCCGACCGGTGTCGGCGCGTACGCCACGCACGGCTACAACGGCTTCCCGCGCGCCTATCTCGACCGGGCCACCACCGTCGAGGGACTGCGCACCCGCGGCTGGGGGCTCTACCACGAACTCGGCCACCTGCACCAGCAGATGGCCTACAAGCCGGGCGGCCTCACCGAAGTCACGGTGAACATCTACTCGCTGGCCGCACAGCGCACCCTGGACCAGCCGTCCAACCTGCTCACGGTCGACCCGGCGACCGGACGGACCGCCTTCCAGACCGCACGCGCCAAGTTCGGCACGGCCGGGCTGACGTACGAGAAGTCGTTCGGCGCCTACGAGAAGCTCGTGCCGCTGCGCCAGCTGGAGCTGGCCTTCGGGGACGACTTCTGGCCCCGGCTGCACAAGCTGGTGCGCGAGGAGAACCCGCAGTCCGACTCCACGGAGACCGACAAACGCTACCGGGCGCTGGCCACCTACTCCAGCCGCGTCGCCGGCCGCGACCTCACGGACTTCTTCGTCAGCACCTGGGCCTTCCCGATCGACGCCGTCGGCCGGGCGGAGCTCGCCGCCCTGAACCTGCCCCGGCCGGACGTCGACCCGAGCACGCTCACCGACTGAGCGGCACACATGGACGACGCAACCGCACCGGACAGGGAGTCATCGTGCAACTGAGCAGAAGGACCCTCCTCGCCGCGAGCGGCGCCACCGCCGTCGGCGCGGCGCTCGCCCCGACGGCGGGCACGGCACAGGCCGCGGACACCGCGCCCGGCACGGACCAGGACTTCGACGGGCTCCTCCGGCGGGCGGAGACCCTGATCACCGGAGGCGGGTTCGACCCGTCCGACCCCGACTTCGCAGCCGCCCTCGCGGCCCTCGACAGCACCGCGAAGGGGCTGTGGGACACCCTGGACCGCGGCACCGGACGGACCGCGCTGTGGGCCGACCTCTCCCCCGTCACCGCTGCGGGCAACTTCGGGCAGAGCTACACCCGGCTGCGCACCCTCGCCACCGCATGGGCCACGCCCGGCGCCGCCCTGTCCGGTGACGCGGCGATCGCCGACACCCTGCTCGACGCGCTGCGCTTCACCTACGACACCGCCTACCATCCGCAGGCGGGCGAGAGCGGCAACTGGTGGTTCTGGGAGATCGGCGCCCCCCGCGCGCTGATGGACTGCTGCGTCCTGCTGCGCACACGGCTGCCCGAGGCCGATCTCGCGGACTACCTGGGCGTCGTCGACCGGTACTGCCCCGACGCGGACCGCCGGACCAACTCCCCCGCACTGTCCGAGACGGGCGCCAACCGCACAGACAAGGCCGTGATCGTGGCGCTGCGCGGGCTGCTCGGCAAGGACGCGGACAAGGTCGCATCGGCCCGTGACGCCCTCTCCGACGTCCGCGACTCGGGACGCAACAGCCTCTTCCGGTACGCGGGTTCGGGTGACGGGTTCTACCAGGACGGCTCCTTCGTCCAGCACGAGGTGGTCGCGTACACCGGCTCGTACGGCACCGTGCTGCTGGGCGGCGCCGCCTGGCTGCTCTCGCTCCTCGCGGACTCGCCGTGGGCTGTCGCCGACCCGAAGGTGTCGGTGATGTACGAGGCCGTGGAGCGCAGCTTCGCTCCGGTGGTCTTCGACGGGCTGATGATGGACTCGGTGCGCGGGCGGGCCGTGTCGCGGGAGCGTGCGGGCGACCACCGGGACGGCGCCTCGGCCCTCGCGGCGATCCTCCTCCTGGCGTCCGGCGCACCCGGCTCCTACGCGGACCGCTGGCGGTCTCTGGTCAAGGGCTGGCTGACCCGCAACCGCACCACCCCGTTCGCGGCCCTGGCCACACTCCCCCAACTGGCCCTGGCCAAGGCCGTGCTCGACGACCCCTCTGTCCGCGCGGGTGCGCGCACGACGGGCAGCTTCGTCCTCGCGGACATGGACCGCGTGGTGCACCGCCGCCCCGGCTGGGCCTGCGCGCTGTCGCTCTCGTCGAAGCGGATCTCCGCGTACGAAGCGGGCAACGGCGAGAACCTGCACGGCTGGTACACCGGCGACGGCATGACGTACCTGTACGACGGGGGCGGCCTCGGGCAGTACAACGACGGTTTCTGGCCGACCGTCGACCCGTACCGGCTCCCCGGCACCACGGTCGACACCCGCCACCGCGACGATCTCGGCACCGGCGCGGGCACTTCCACCTACCTGCCGTCGAACAGTGTCGCGGGCGGGACCGTCCTGGACGGCCGGTACACGGTGGCCGCGATGGAGGTGGCCGGCGCCCCGGGCAGCACGCTGCGGACCAGGAAGGCGTGGTTCCTGCTGGACAACGCGGTGGTCGCGCTCGGCGCGGCCATCACCGCGAGCGACGGCCGCGCGGTCGAGACGATCGTCGAGAACCGCAACCTCGGCGCGCTCGGCCGGGACCGGCTGCTGGTCGACGGCGTGCCGCTGCCCGTGGAACAGGGCCGGGCCGACAGGTTCCACCGGGCCCGGTGGGCGCATCTCGACGGAACCGGCGGCTATGTCTTCCCCGGGGGCGCCGCGCTGCACACCCTGCGCGAGGAGCGCACCGGAACATGGCGGGCCGTCAACACGGGCGCGGACACCGGCGGCAGCACCGATCCGGTCACCCGACGCTATGTCACCCTCTGGGTGGACCACGGCGTCTCGCCCGCCGACGACGGTTACGCCTATGTGCTGCTGCCGGGTGCGTCGGCCGCCGCCACCGCGGTCTGGGCGCACTCCCGGCCGGTCCGGATCGTCGCCAACGACGCCGTCGCGCAGGCCGTGGAGGACCGCAGGAGCGGGCTCAGCGCCGTGCACTTCTGGGGTGCCGGCTCCGCCGCCGGGATCA includes these proteins:
- a CDS encoding polysaccharide lyase 8 family protein, which produces MQLSRRTLLAASGATAVGAALAPTAGTAQAADTAPGTDQDFDGLLRRAETLITGGGFDPSDPDFAAALAALDSTAKGLWDTLDRGTGRTALWADLSPVTAAGNFGQSYTRLRTLATAWATPGAALSGDAAIADTLLDALRFTYDTAYHPQAGESGNWWFWEIGAPRALMDCCVLLRTRLPEADLADYLGVVDRYCPDADRRTNSPALSETGANRTDKAVIVALRGLLGKDADKVASARDALSDVRDSGRNSLFRYAGSGDGFYQDGSFVQHEVVAYTGSYGTVLLGGAAWLLSLLADSPWAVADPKVSVMYEAVERSFAPVVFDGLMMDSVRGRAVSRERAGDHRDGASALAAILLLASGAPGSYADRWRSLVKGWLTRNRTTPFAALATLPQLALAKAVLDDPSVRAGARTTGSFVLADMDRVVHRRPGWACALSLSSKRISAYEAGNGENLHGWYTGDGMTYLYDGGGLGQYNDGFWPTVDPYRLPGTTVDTRHRDDLGTGAGTSTYLPSNSVAGGTVLDGRYTVAAMEVAGAPGSTLRTRKAWFLLDNAVVALGAAITASDGRAVETIVENRNLGALGRDRLLVDGVPLPVEQGRADRFHRARWAHLDGTGGYVFPGGAALHTLREERTGTWRAVNTGADTGGSTDPVTRRYVTLWVDHGVSPADDGYAYVLLPGASAAATAVWAHSRPVRIVANDAVAQAVEDRRSGLSAVHFWGAGSAAGITSSGPASVIVRRRGSQVSVAVADPGRTQTSLTVELPFRVRSVAHADATVRVALGRRTVLTVETGGSRGHTHRTELVQ
- a CDS encoding M60 family metallopeptidase; the protein is MRKHTPSAPSAAPVARRSVLAAAAGAAAVAALGATASSAQAAPSHAAPGRPLARPVSLTVTARPGAEAERLRLAQALRGSEFQPTGLYVPAGTPLSLTVRPHDGLLPTLWIGAWDYYGEVTEPRAHPLTAGANTVTDPHGGPVYLTLTGDGERASVLIRSGAVPMPVFILGRTTEADYQRQLDTLTTSPWVELHGPDTIMTLTRDGALQYRNEDHAALLRLVGTIIDSHARISGLDGSRPVHRRKAGPYHFTEVSKVPTGVGAYATHGYNGFPRAYLDRATTVEGLRTRGWGLYHELGHLHQQMAYKPGGLTEVTVNIYSLAAQRTLDQPSNLLTVDPATGRTAFQTARAKFGTAGLTYEKSFGAYEKLVPLRQLELAFGDDFWPRLHKLVREENPQSDSTETDKRYRALATYSSRVAGRDLTDFFVSTWAFPIDAVGRAELAALNLPRPDVDPSTLTD
- a CDS encoding LacI family DNA-binding transcriptional regulator: MRRQSTAADGQRRATVTDVARRAGVSTATVSRVLNRNYPVAEATRERVESAMRELGYVVNAHARALAGVSNRTVGIIVNEVIDPFYAYIARGVEREAALGGRLCLVCCTQGDPQRELAFIDLMHERRADAVVVVGGSIADRGYTSELARRARELDAGGSKLVLCGRPPLGEAAPTAAVEYDNEGGAFAITDHLLMQGHERILYLGGPPKLSTTRDRLAGHRRALELRGLPADPELVQSGAFSRNFGYRRMAELIRDGLDFTAVFAANDVVAAGAAQALEEAGLRVPKDISLVGYDDIPVAQELRPRLTTVHVPLEEMGRQAVRLAVSGGDDDDWREPTTGALRLGTHIVVRDSVGPRAGRPARG